CTTCATATCAACTATCAACCTGTCCTTTGAGAAACCTGTCCTGTAAAACACTACAAGAAGCTCAAAGATCACTCTTCACTTCCCGGGAGTGGGATGGGACCTGAACACTGAGGATCTGTGAGAAATCACTGCCCTCTGACCCTGCACCATGTTGCCCTGGCATGGGCCGAAAGGGCCGTTCCTGCCCCTGGTCCTGAGCCTCCTACTCACCACCTGCGCTGGACAGGACAGCCTAGAGGAACTAGAGCTTGATGATGAGAGCAACTCCGTGAGCACAGAGAGTCCTGTAAGTTCAGCATCCATGCCCATGTGGTGTGCACCTGTGTTAATACACAAGGGAATGTTTTCATGTGGTTTTTTTGTCATCTTGCAAGCATGCAGTATTATACATGAGGTGAAAGCTACAGTAATATTTGTGTTAGAATTATGGAAAACGTTGCCTCATACTAAATGACTGTAGTCTGTATTATATACCTGACTCTGTTGGTGCATGCTCTGGTGTGAATGCTACAGCAGTTTCTAAGGACTATGATTGGTACAAATTTGGTGACCATCTATTCTGCAGGAGACTGTGTCTTCAGATATGGACATAGTTGATCCTCATAGGACCTGGATAGCCTTCAGGGATAACTCAAATAAGGGTGGAAACAAGAAgcccaaacaaaataaaagaatatcaAAGGTAAGGTTCTGACCTTGAGACTTTAGACATGTATGGTGCTAAACTTGCATAAGATCTTACAGAAATGAAGTGTGACTTAACCAAAATTTGAATGATGTATGTACTATTGCTTAGAATTGAAatgttaaatctagaaccttaaaataattatttggtTCACCTTAGATATGTACCCTACAACAAatagggttccaagtagaataTCTAGGAAGTGAACAACTTTTGAGGAATCTTATACTACACTTTGGGGTGGGGGAgatcacttcctgttccactCAGAGGTCTTAATATATAGTTCATCCCTACACATAACAGTTGTAacccctctcttctctcttaaTTTCTCCAGCATGGCCTGCCTGGTCCTCCGGGCCCTCCCGGACCCCAGGGGCCTCCTGGTCCTCCTGGCCCACTGATGCCCAACCAGGACGAGATATTGGAGGACCTCCAGCTAAAGCTGAAAGGTACGGCAATGTTAATGATTCTTAGATATAAAGGAACTAGAAAGAACTGAAGTGACCCGTTAAAGAAGTCGTAGTTCATCCAGCCTGGTCAACATGGTGTCCAGACCAATCACAAATCTGAAACTCTCCTATTAATGTTGAGGCAGCCCCGTCATACATTTCAGTGGTATCCTGGCAAGTAAACTGCTGTAGTATGGATACAGAAGTAACTGAATCATAACAAGATGGAGCAGATTCAAAAGGCATTACAATAAGCTGAAAGCACTGATGGAGGTTTAACTCTTTGTGGACATGTTGAGTTTTAAACACTGTATGGATGGAAAACGTGTTTGAATGGTATACACAAGTGTAATTTACAGTATGCATTGATTTTCAAAATTCATATGACCTGCTccatcatttttaatcatttcatccCAGAACATTGTGGACTATTgcttaatttgttaaatatatgtaCGAATCTAGGGAGTATCTAAGATTGCAAAAACATCACCTAGTGGTTTCCAATCTTTAAATGTCCAGTTTTAGTGAACCTGTGCCTCAGATTCtgtgttcttggctgacaggatgtGACCTAATGccgttgtagcccatccgcaaCACAAaggttgtgtgttgtgttgtgtgtcctgagatgcttttctgctcactctggttgtaaagagtggttatgtgagttGCTGTAGCCTTCCcatcagctcaaaccagtcttgCCAACTCGATCAACAAGATGATTTCACAcagaatgttgtgtttttttttttttttttcccctccacaccattctgtgtaaactctagagactgttgtgtgtgaaaatcccaggagaccagaagtttctgaaatactcaaaccagcccaactggcaccaacaaccataatcacagagatcacaaatcttcccattctgatgtttgatgtgaagattaactgaaactcttgacctgtatctgcatgattttatgcactgtgctgctgccacatgattggctgattggataattgcacaaatgagcaggtgtacaggcatTCTCGTTAAAGTGGTCagtgactgtgtgtatatattcatgCATAAGGCAACAGTAAAGCTTAATTTTTCATGAAAAGATTCATAATACGCATAAACAAGTTTCTGCTTCATTACACTTTCCCGAAGTAAAACATTGTGATGAAGTCTGACGCCAGTGATGTCTGAAACCCTGTCCATAATTAAGAGATGAAAACTTTACAGCTCCAGTTAATTGTATCCTTCAGCAAAAATCTTATTCAGTCAAGGAAATGTGGGGAAATAAGAGATTGACACTGAAATGTAACAGAGCTAAACATGGCTTTCTGTCAAAAGTAGCAAACGCATTATGCTGTTTGAAAGCTTCATTGCTTGATTGATTTGAGACTGTATTTGATCAGAGAACAACTCAGCACAGCCCACAGTCGAGTTCCCCCTAAAAGCTGGTTTCTACACAGACAGGCCATTGCAGCTTCCAACTCAAATCAACAGcacatgtttatttacagtctaTTCTACAGTTTATACAGCTGAATATTAAATCAGGGATCGGCAAAGTTTTTATTAGTATTAGGTTTTAGATACCGGTTTGGTTGTAGCAtactttattttccatttagATATGattggtaaagctgtaactaagtctTCTGAcatggaaagtcttcaggacagatgagtttacgctatgtgctttctcagtaacatgtcaagctgcgggttttttttttgctcttattGACTTTAGAAGAgaggggagaaaaaagaaagactccCTCTAGCTGCTAAATCCtgagcgataacaggaactagcttgtttcacagatgttccacaacaataaacataactataaatggattaaaagtatgtgtcattctttaataaatagaaattgtaatctttggcaaattgctgtcgtgtaagaggaataaaacactttagtatgtgctcttattggaaaatgaaCTTCACAGTGGTAATaggaactctgcttcatcagaCCAGCCTGTTGCtgattttcttataacagcacaccctgaggtgttttattccttacttatgcaCTGTGCCAATCAGAAGAGGTGTTGTTGAATATCTGCAGGACAGTATTCTGAAATTaacttaaaatgttaaacacctTTTAGGTTTTACACAGCAGAGAGTTTGTA
The genomic region above belongs to Pangasianodon hypophthalmus isolate fPanHyp1 chromosome 21, fPanHyp1.pri, whole genome shotgun sequence and contains:
- the si:ch1073-184j22.1 gene encoding erythroferrone isoform X2 translates to MLPWHGPKGPFLPLVLSLLLTTCAGQDSLEELELDDESNSVSTESPETVSSDMDIVDPHRTWIAFRDNSNKGGNKKPKQNKRISKHGLPGPPGPPGPQGPPGPPGPLMPNQDEILEDLQLKLKEMVGSQCVLCEQPPRVATAFHSHLRRNLLVQRRSLQELQPFSSPSDMEQFHQRGQGFNTSSGRYTAPVSGFYQLTASLVLESSETQKRTQARQKDSVKASICIESLCQSNMRNE